The following proteins are encoded in a genomic region of Gimesia algae:
- a CDS encoding DUF1501 domain-containing protein: MFPQHQPVTRRQLLATSACGFGSLALNGMLNSARANSPSVSHQNPLAPQEPMFPPRAKRIIFIFMQGGPSQVDTFDYKPLLASKDGEELEFKDSRKIAKTGGYGKEKVMQSLWKFRQYGETGHWVSDLFPEIGKQVDDLCFVHSMHTNGVAHGPSTLFLHTGTTNLIMPSVGSWVTYGLGTENENIPGFITISPSSSNGGPRNYSNAFLPSHYQGTALGRAAQPAKEARFNNVKNQQWSLARQRQQLKLLQSLNQSQLQSNQDDDELAAVVSSFELAFRMQQHAPGLTDLSGESKATFDLYGIGQPETDDFGRQCLLARRMAEAGTRYIQVNYADNGNTPRWDQHSKIQKHEIHAKASDKPVAGLIQDMKQRGLLEDTLIWWGGEFGRNPFKQGVDGRDHNPKGFTHFLCGAGVKAGFSYGATDEFGHEAVENKVHMHDMHATLLHLLGIDHERLTYRHAGRDFRLTDVEGRVVSELFS; this comes from the coding sequence ATGTTCCCACAACATCAACCCGTTACCCGACGTCAGTTACTGGCCACCTCAGCCTGTGGTTTTGGTTCCCTGGCGCTCAATGGAATGTTGAATTCCGCTCGCGCGAACAGTCCTTCTGTCTCCCATCAGAATCCACTGGCACCCCAGGAGCCGATGTTTCCCCCCCGCGCCAAACGGATCATCTTTATCTTCATGCAAGGCGGTCCCAGTCAGGTTGATACCTTCGACTATAAACCGCTGCTGGCCAGTAAGGATGGGGAAGAACTGGAGTTCAAGGATTCCCGCAAGATCGCCAAGACAGGCGGCTATGGCAAAGAAAAGGTCATGCAGTCCCTCTGGAAATTCCGCCAGTACGGTGAAACCGGTCACTGGGTCTCCGATCTGTTTCCGGAAATCGGCAAACAGGTGGACGATCTGTGCTTCGTGCACAGCATGCACACCAACGGCGTAGCGCATGGTCCGAGTACACTGTTTCTGCATACGGGGACAACCAATCTGATTATGCCCTCGGTGGGTTCATGGGTCACTTACGGACTGGGAACCGAGAACGAGAACATTCCCGGTTTCATAACCATTTCTCCTTCTTCCTCGAACGGCGGCCCCCGCAATTATTCAAACGCGTTTCTGCCTTCCCATTACCAGGGAACCGCACTGGGACGCGCTGCTCAACCGGCGAAAGAAGCCCGCTTTAATAATGTCAAAAATCAACAGTGGTCACTCGCCAGGCAGCGTCAGCAGTTGAAGCTGCTGCAGTCACTCAACCAGAGCCAGTTGCAGTCCAACCAGGACGATGACGAGCTGGCGGCAGTCGTTAGTTCTTTTGAACTGGCATTCCGAATGCAGCAGCATGCACCGGGTCTGACTGATCTGTCGGGAGAATCAAAGGCCACATTTGATCTGTATGGTATCGGACAGCCAGAAACCGATGATTTTGGACGCCAGTGCCTGTTGGCCCGTCGCATGGCAGAAGCCGGAACGCGCTACATCCAGGTGAATTACGCCGACAATGGCAATACACCCCGCTGGGACCAGCACAGTAAAATCCAGAAACACGAAATTCATGCGAAAGCAAGCGACAAGCCAGTCGCCGGATTAATCCAGGATATGAAGCAGCGTGGTCTGCTGGAAGACACACTGATCTGGTGGGGCGGGGAGTTCGGTCGTAATCCATTCAAGCAGGGTGTTGACGGCCGCGACCATAACCCCAAAGGCTTCACACACTTCCTGTGTGGTGCGGGCGTCAAAGCTGGTTTCTCGTATGGCGCGACCGATGAATTTGGCCACGAAGCAGTCGAAAACAAGGTGCACATGCATGACATGCACGCCACGCTGCTGCATCTGCTGGGCATTGACCACGAGCGATTAACCTATCGCCACGCCGGCCGGGATTTCCGGCTGACCGATGTGGAAGGCCGCGTTGTTTCAGAACTATTTTCCTGA
- a CDS encoding cold-shock protein — translation MPQGKIKRIVSDRGFGFIEGERGDLFFHYSEVQGVTLEELQEGQMVEYEVGQGRKGPCATGVKVVD, via the coding sequence ATGCCACAAGGTAAGATTAAGAGAATTGTTTCAGATCGCGGATTCGGGTTCATTGAAGGCGAACGGGGCGACCTGTTTTTTCATTATTCTGAAGTACAGGGTGTGACACTCGAAGAACTTCAGGAAGGTCAGATGGTCGAATACGAAGTCGGTCAGGGTCGTAAAGGTCCCTGTGCGACAGGCGTGAAAGTCGTCGACTAG
- a CDS encoding SMI1/KNR4 family protein, producing the protein MEPMSSPFESEIRAAVELMQNRGVHFGPGLTDQEVEQIETTFGFCFPPDLRAFLQIALPVSLKTAGNRQPFPDWRAGNQSDLQKRFDGPWEGMVFDIEQNAFWLDEWGIKPDELQDAIDIAHRYVSQAPTLIPVYSHRYIPATPSEAGNPIFSVHQTDIIYYGQNLWDYIEQEFGEHEEGWYAGERYAEFTEAQYFAAHRNIPFWSRLVS; encoded by the coding sequence ATGGAACCGATGAGTAGCCCGTTTGAATCTGAAATCCGAGCAGCGGTTGAGTTGATGCAGAACCGGGGCGTTCACTTCGGACCGGGCCTGACGGATCAGGAAGTAGAACAGATAGAAACGACGTTTGGTTTCTGTTTTCCACCCGATCTTCGGGCGTTTCTGCAAATCGCTTTGCCGGTTTCCCTGAAGACAGCAGGGAATCGACAACCCTTCCCCGACTGGCGAGCAGGAAATCAAAGTGATCTGCAAAAGCGATTCGACGGGCCCTGGGAGGGGATGGTCTTTGATATCGAACAGAATGCGTTCTGGCTGGACGAATGGGGAATAAAACCAGATGAGCTCCAGGATGCGATTGATATAGCACATCGGTATGTGTCACAGGCTCCCACATTGATTCCCGTCTATAGTCACCGCTACATACCCGCGACTCCTTCCGAAGCCGGTAATCCCATCTTTTCGGTGCATCAGACCGACATCATCTATTATGGTCAGAATCTGTGGGATTATATCGAGCAGGAGTTCGGTGAGCACGAAGAAGGCTGGTATGCGGGGGAACGTTATGCCGAATTTACAGAAGCACAATATTTCGCTGCGCATCGGAATATCCCCTTCTGGAGCAGGCTCGTTTCGTAA
- a CDS encoding purple acid phosphatase family protein, translating to MSHHSCILFLTLILLGFTLPAQNITYAKEPGAQIYQPTPVPDRIMLTWKQDPAHTQSVTWRTDTSVTKCYGEIAVAEAGPDFVKTARQLKAETSQLKTDLGDCHFHAITFTDLKPDTLYAYRVGADDIWSEWMQFRTLSDQDDPITFIYFGDAQNQIKSLWSRVIRQAVLTAPEARFLLHAGDLVNRGNKDEEWGGWNYSGGWINGMLTNMAIPGNHEYDINRVNPTAAEKKRAKKHLARRWRQRFEFPENGPGGLEETVYYLDFQGIRFIGLNSMDDIEAQAKWLETVLKENPNRWTIITHHHPINSVSEGRDNPELRKHWQPLYDKYQVDLVLQGHDHSYGRTGLKLQRNTKRKASHQSAGGTVYAVSVSGPKMYELKAKNEFLRRAAETQLYQVITVEPKEIRYQAFTATGTLYDAFTLRKNSRVGGPNKLINQIPDTPERTGSTKKD from the coding sequence ATGTCCCACCACTCCTGTATCCTGTTTCTCACACTCATTCTGCTCGGCTTCACTTTGCCAGCTCAAAATATAACCTATGCTAAGGAACCGGGCGCACAGATTTATCAGCCAACTCCCGTTCCAGACCGAATCATGCTGACATGGAAACAGGACCCCGCTCATACTCAATCAGTCACCTGGCGAACCGACACTTCCGTTACTAAATGTTATGGAGAAATCGCCGTCGCTGAAGCAGGGCCGGACTTTGTCAAAACAGCGCGTCAGCTCAAGGCGGAAACCAGTCAGTTGAAAACAGATCTGGGGGACTGTCATTTTCATGCAATCACATTTACCGACCTCAAACCGGACACACTTTATGCCTACCGGGTCGGTGCTGATGACATCTGGAGTGAGTGGATGCAGTTTCGCACCTTGAGTGATCAAGACGACCCGATTACCTTTATCTACTTCGGCGATGCACAGAATCAGATCAAATCGCTCTGGTCACGCGTGATCCGACAGGCGGTACTCACCGCTCCCGAAGCCCGTTTTCTGCTGCATGCGGGAGATCTGGTTAATCGCGGTAATAAAGATGAAGAATGGGGGGGATGGAATTATTCGGGAGGCTGGATTAACGGGATGCTGACTAATATGGCTATCCCGGGGAATCATGAGTATGACATCAACCGGGTGAACCCGACAGCTGCGGAAAAGAAGAGGGCTAAAAAACATCTGGCACGACGCTGGCGACAGCGGTTTGAATTTCCGGAGAACGGTCCTGGAGGTCTGGAAGAGACTGTTTATTATCTCGACTTCCAGGGAATACGCTTCATTGGCCTGAACTCGATGGACGACATTGAGGCACAGGCCAAATGGCTGGAAACCGTCCTCAAAGAAAACCCAAACCGCTGGACGATCATCACACATCACCACCCCATTAATTCCGTCAGTGAAGGGCGGGACAACCCGGAACTTCGCAAGCACTGGCAGCCGCTCTATGACAAATATCAAGTCGACCTGGTGCTGCAGGGGCACGACCACTCTTATGGTCGCACGGGATTAAAACTACAGCGCAACACCAAACGCAAGGCATCGCATCAATCGGCTGGAGGAACAGTCTATGCTGTCTCGGTGAGTGGACCCAAAATGTATGAGCTCAAGGCAAAGAATGAATTTTTAAGACGGGCGGCTGAAACCCAGCTCTACCAGGTGATAACAGTTGAGCCGAAAGAAATTCGCTACCAGGCATTTACTGCAACAGGCACCCTGTACGATGCGTTTACGCTGCGAAAGAATTCTCGCGTGGGGGGGCCGAATAAGCTGATCAATCAGATTCCCGATACGCCGGAACGGACAGGCTCTACGAAAAAAGATTGA
- a CDS encoding anti-phage deoxyguanosine triphosphatase: MEDHWILRRREDEEGHPRKTFNDPDSENFESQFLRDKARIIHSSAFRRLQSKTQVFSLGDSDFYRTRLTHSLEVAQIGASIASHLRFSSPQKQLSNLIPSSSLIEAICLAHDLGHPPYGHGGEYSLNKHMHKDGGFEGNGQTLRIVCRLGEFSDHHGLDLTRRTLLGLLKYPATHSQVANYEKLQNHSDDSPSKLSLYRPPKCIHDDDADLLEWILQPFSDSDKAILSEIKTKPGGHAKTVRKSFDTSIMELADDIAYGVHDLEDAIALGLVSQKIWDAEVMEQIQSFEDSYLADVVTRYTEKLFSGSHKQLKHGISNVVGGLIRDTEIRDLQSGNHELIRYNACLKADSAAILDILKTFVLKHVIRQRQNQILEIKGQMIVDKLFEALLENPERLLKPDEYELYKTSNSKRVLSDYVSGMTDLYASRLYSSLFLPQSGSLFDQF; the protein is encoded by the coding sequence ATGGAAGATCACTGGATATTACGCAGACGCGAGGACGAAGAAGGCCACCCGCGAAAAACGTTTAACGATCCCGACTCGGAAAACTTTGAGTCACAGTTCCTGCGCGACAAAGCCCGGATTATTCATTCGTCCGCGTTTCGCCGCCTGCAGTCCAAAACGCAGGTCTTTTCTCTGGGCGACAGTGACTTCTACCGCACGCGTCTTACGCATTCCCTCGAAGTGGCTCAGATCGGCGCCAGTATTGCCTCGCACCTGCGGTTCTCGTCGCCTCAGAAACAGCTTTCGAACCTGATCCCCTCCAGCAGTCTGATCGAAGCGATCTGTCTGGCGCACGATCTGGGACACCCCCCTTATGGGCATGGCGGTGAATATTCACTGAATAAGCACATGCACAAAGATGGCGGCTTCGAAGGCAACGGACAGACCCTGCGCATTGTCTGCCGCCTGGGAGAATTTTCCGATCATCATGGCCTGGATCTCACCAGACGAACCCTGCTGGGATTGTTAAAATATCCCGCCACCCATTCGCAGGTGGCCAATTATGAAAAACTGCAGAACCACAGCGACGATTCTCCCTCGAAGCTTTCGCTCTATCGTCCCCCCAAATGCATTCACGATGATGACGCCGATCTCCTGGAATGGATTCTGCAGCCCTTCTCCGACAGTGACAAAGCGATTCTCTCAGAGATCAAGACAAAGCCAGGCGGCCATGCGAAAACGGTCCGCAAGTCATTCGATACATCGATCATGGAACTGGCAGACGATATCGCGTATGGCGTACATGACCTCGAAGATGCCATCGCACTCGGACTCGTGTCGCAGAAGATCTGGGATGCCGAAGTCATGGAGCAGATTCAGTCGTTTGAAGACTCTTACCTGGCGGATGTCGTCACCCGTTATACGGAAAAACTGTTTTCCGGTTCCCATAAACAATTAAAGCACGGCATCAGTAATGTCGTCGGCGGACTGATTCGCGATACCGAAATCCGGGATCTGCAATCGGGCAATCATGAGTTGATCCGTTATAATGCCTGCCTCAAAGCCGACTCGGCTGCCATTCTTGATATCCTCAAAACATTCGTGCTCAAACATGTGATCCGTCAGCGTCAGAACCAGATTCTGGAAATCAAAGGCCAGATGATTGTCGATAAACTGTTCGAGGCCCTGCTCGAAAATCCAGAACGACTGTTGAAGCCGGACGAGTATGAGCTTTATAAAACATCTAACTCGAAACGGGTCCTGTCTGACTATGTCTCGGGGATGACCGACCTGTACGCCAGTCGCCTCTACAGCAGCCTGTTTCTGCCCCAGTCCGGGTCATTATTTGATCAGTTCTGA
- a CDS encoding DUF2071 domain-containing protein, with product MEPLVFSEDLLTRQPPRGIDVDTTLAHFAIITCLVDPEVARLQLHPRFELDLIYVDGQEWALVSVVPFVDQDFRFAHIPWLKWRFGQTNYRMYATDTETGEHIAWFFGTSLASWTVSVPRFFWKLPWHRAHIEFDCVFDNTLQRYTTYRMQATNSWADAEVELTDTGQPPTQLTGFDDLESGLVLLTHPRKGFFYRRDGQLGSYSIWHDRLQTTVGSVKSARFDLLTTLGLAEPGEALHVHSVLMQHQTDFTIYLPPHRVKSTMR from the coding sequence ATGGAACCATTAGTATTCAGTGAGGACCTGCTGACCCGTCAGCCTCCCCGGGGGATAGACGTCGATACGACGCTGGCCCACTTCGCCATCATCACCTGTCTGGTGGATCCTGAAGTCGCCCGCCTGCAGCTGCATCCCCGCTTTGAACTTGATCTCATTTACGTCGATGGCCAGGAATGGGCGCTGGTGTCTGTGGTGCCTTTCGTCGATCAGGACTTTCGCTTCGCCCACATCCCGTGGCTCAAGTGGCGGTTCGGGCAGACGAACTATCGAATGTATGCGACAGATACTGAAACCGGCGAACACATTGCCTGGTTCTTTGGAACGTCGCTTGCTTCCTGGACTGTTTCTGTCCCGCGATTTTTCTGGAAACTTCCCTGGCATCGCGCTCACATTGAATTCGATTGTGTCTTCGATAACACGTTACAACGTTACACGACCTATCGCATGCAGGCCACGAACAGTTGGGCCGACGCGGAAGTAGAACTGACCGATACAGGCCAGCCGCCGACGCAGCTCACCGGCTTTGACGATCTGGAATCGGGTCTGGTACTGCTGACGCATCCACGGAAAGGCTTTTTTTATCGGCGGGATGGCCAGCTCGGCTCCTATTCCATCTGGCACGACCGTTTGCAGACGACCGTCGGCAGCGTGAAATCTGCCCGCTTCGATCTGCTCACAACACTGGGTCTGGCTGAACCGGGTGAGGCACTCCATGTACACAGCGTTCTGATGCAGCACCAGACCGACTTCACGATCTATCTGCCGCCGCATCGTGTGAAATCAACGATGCGGTGA
- a CDS encoding DUF1553 domain-containing protein, translating into MLRTEPKACLIRIPVLILIMSGLLSPAWSAEAAGNVSDKGIEFFESKIRPVLIKHCYECHAADSKSIRGGLLLDTRAGLLKGGDSGAALEPGKTEDSLLLESLRFESFEMPPSGKLSPEIIADFETWITMGAPDPRDGESKIVKQSIDIEAGKQFWAFRPITDHPVPTVTDADWNETDIDRLIRARQEQQKLKPSATASRTTLVRRLYYDLTGLPPTPAQIDRYLKDPSPAATEKLVDELLASPHFGERWGRYWLDIARYSQSTGGGRSLLYDSAWRYRNYVIDSFNSDKPYDQFITEQIAGDLLDAKDYQQEREQLVATAFLLLGPTNYEQQDKEQLRMDVIDEQIQTVGRAFLSMTLGCARCHDHKFDPIPASDYYALAGIFRSTKMLTPGNVSGWTKRPLPLPTPEKMKYDAYHQTLASLDSQIKSKQDELKLLRKNLNTITLDDSSAILIGDWKESTFYKDYIGKGYIHDQHTAKGKKLVKFSPRKLKSGRYDVQLAYNSAESRASRVPITIKTPKGEQTVYLNQRIQPTDGAFASVGEFEFSGTKGDEIIVSNEGTDGYVIVDAIRFISAPVDSTDTNQQQSAVSEYKQTLLKIKETKHQLVDLKTEMEQHKKTAPPAVPEIMSVDEQDEPADYHVLIRGDVHHPGKQVPRGFITVAQTSKSPSIPADASGRRELARWITDPQNPLTARVYVNRIWHHLFGSGLVRTVDNFGFRGETPSHPELLDHLALKLIENGWSTKAMIREIVLSKTYQLSSSSTVKQREQDPNNRLLSHQNHRRLDAEAIRDTILFVSGKLDLSQHDQTIRPDTKSEYGYQFHNQFRSVYVPVFRNRLHELLAIFDFPDPNLSVGRRNTSTLSTQALYLMNNPFVLEQARNTAERLLEKYPDDESARINALFRMSLGRLPSEAEKNNTASFLNQTGPQDTVTELERWTACCQTIIACIDFRYIK; encoded by the coding sequence ATGTTGCGGACTGAACCAAAAGCCTGCCTGATACGAATACCAGTTTTGATACTGATCATGTCAGGCCTGCTGTCACCTGCCTGGAGCGCAGAAGCTGCCGGGAACGTGAGTGATAAGGGAATTGAATTTTTCGAATCGAAGATTCGCCCGGTCCTGATCAAACACTGTTATGAATGCCACGCCGCCGATTCCAAATCCATTCGCGGCGGTCTCTTGCTTGATACACGTGCCGGCCTCCTGAAGGGCGGCGATTCCGGAGCTGCTCTGGAACCTGGAAAAACTGAGGATAGTCTGCTACTGGAATCACTGCGGTTCGAAAGTTTTGAGATGCCGCCTTCCGGAAAACTGTCTCCGGAAATTATTGCCGACTTTGAAACCTGGATCACAATGGGGGCCCCGGATCCCCGGGATGGCGAAAGCAAGATCGTCAAACAGAGCATTGACATCGAAGCAGGAAAACAATTCTGGGCGTTTCGCCCAATCACTGACCATCCTGTCCCCACTGTCACCGATGCGGACTGGAATGAAACCGACATTGATCGATTGATTCGAGCACGTCAGGAACAGCAGAAACTCAAACCCTCTGCGACCGCTTCGCGCACCACGCTGGTTCGTCGATTGTATTACGATCTGACCGGTCTGCCTCCGACCCCCGCTCAAATAGATCGCTATCTGAAAGATCCGAGTCCCGCCGCAACGGAAAAGCTGGTAGACGAACTGCTGGCATCACCGCATTTCGGCGAACGTTGGGGACGTTACTGGCTGGATATCGCCCGCTATTCTCAGTCCACGGGAGGCGGTCGATCACTGCTGTATGATTCTGCCTGGCGGTATCGAAACTACGTCATCGATTCGTTCAACTCAGATAAACCTTACGATCAATTCATCACCGAGCAGATCGCCGGTGACCTGCTCGATGCGAAAGACTATCAGCAAGAGCGCGAACAACTGGTGGCCACTGCCTTTCTGCTGTTGGGCCCCACGAACTATGAACAGCAGGATAAAGAACAGTTGCGAATGGATGTGATCGACGAACAGATTCAGACCGTCGGCAGAGCCTTTCTCTCGATGACCCTGGGCTGTGCACGCTGCCACGATCACAAATTCGACCCCATCCCTGCTTCCGACTATTACGCGCTGGCGGGAATTTTTCGCAGTACAAAAATGCTGACCCCTGGCAATGTCTCTGGCTGGACCAAACGCCCGCTACCGCTGCCGACTCCTGAGAAGATGAAGTACGATGCCTATCATCAAACCCTGGCCAGCCTGGATTCACAGATTAAATCAAAGCAGGATGAACTCAAGCTGCTGCGCAAAAACCTGAATACCATCACTTTGGATGATTCCTCCGCCATTCTGATTGGCGACTGGAAAGAATCCACTTTTTATAAAGACTATATCGGCAAAGGTTACATTCACGACCAGCATACTGCCAAAGGGAAAAAGCTGGTGAAGTTTTCGCCCCGCAAGCTCAAGTCCGGTCGCTACGATGTCCAGTTGGCCTACAATTCGGCTGAATCGCGGGCTTCCCGCGTCCCAATTACGATTAAAACTCCCAAAGGGGAACAGACCGTTTATCTGAATCAGCGTATCCAGCCCACCGACGGTGCTTTCGCTTCTGTCGGCGAGTTTGAATTCTCGGGTACGAAAGGCGATGAAATCATCGTTTCCAACGAAGGGACTGACGGCTATGTGATTGTCGATGCCATCCGCTTTATTTCTGCTCCCGTCGATTCGACTGACACGAATCAACAGCAGTCCGCGGTCTCGGAGTACAAACAGACGCTGCTGAAGATTAAAGAAACCAAACATCAGCTCGTCGACCTTAAGACGGAAATGGAACAACACAAGAAAACGGCTCCTCCCGCAGTTCCCGAGATCATGTCAGTCGATGAGCAGGACGAACCAGCCGATTATCACGTGTTGATTCGCGGTGACGTCCATCACCCGGGCAAACAGGTCCCCCGTGGATTCATCACCGTAGCGCAAACATCAAAATCCCCCTCCATACCCGCTGATGCCAGTGGTCGCAGGGAACTGGCCCGCTGGATCACCGATCCTCAGAACCCGCTGACGGCCCGCGTGTATGTCAATCGGATCTGGCATCACCTGTTCGGTTCCGGTCTGGTACGCACGGTTGATAACTTTGGTTTTCGTGGCGAGACGCCTTCTCATCCGGAACTGCTGGATCACCTGGCTTTGAAACTGATCGAAAACGGCTGGTCGACCAAAGCCATGATTCGCGAGATTGTGCTTTCGAAAACGTATCAGCTTTCCAGCAGCTCTACTGTGAAACAGCGCGAACAAGATCCGAACAACCGGCTGTTATCACACCAGAATCATCGCCGCCTGGATGCGGAAGCGATCCGCGATACGATCCTGTTCGTCAGTGGAAAACTGGATCTGTCACAACATGATCAGACCATACGTCCGGATACCAAATCAGAATACGGTTACCAGTTCCATAATCAGTTTCGCAGCGTCTATGTCCCGGTCTTTCGAAACCGTCTGCATGAGCTGCTGGCGATCTTTGATTTCCCCGACCCGAATCTGTCGGTGGGACGACGAAACACCAGCACACTTTCCACTCAGGCGTTGTACCTGATGAACAACCCGTTTGTGCTGGAACAGGCACGGAATACGGCTGAGCGGTTGCTGGAAAAATATCCCGATGATGAGTCGGCCCGCATCAATGCCCTGTTTCGCATGTCACTGGGACGACTCCCCAGCGAGGCGGAAAAAAACAATACCGCTTCCTTCCTGAATCAAACCGGACCGCAGGATACTGTAACCGAACTGGAACGCTGGACCGCCTGTTGTCAGACGATTATTGCCTGCATCGATTTTCGCTATATTAAATAA